From a single Lewinella sp. LCG006 genomic region:
- a CDS encoding HYR domain-containing protein, translating into MQQLKLLLLFFFYLAISSLPLQAAIRYVKPVAAGLADGSSWANAAADLQAMINASAAGDEVWAATGTYKPTSGTDRNISFVMKNGVAIYGGFPGIPGQEGNFSVRNWQDFPSILSGDLNGNDVITGSGLSLQIMNDSDNSYHVINNAFTMAAPLTTSAVLDGFTITGGSATNFTAGYNGGGMYNIYASPTLNNVRFEGNFSLQAGGGMYNTLGASPHLHNVIFARNIANGVNSGGGGGGIFNWPGSAPVLNNVHFSGNLCYGSFGGGGVGNYQTSPTFNNCSFTGNYSFPGGGGAANVESNATYKNCLFAANGTNFNGGAVFNQFTTPVFTNCTFYGNTGQNTGGMHNNSGAIPVIRNCIMWGNTGNISKTFDGSATATYSILEGNLYPGTGNSNTMPTFANTGNPIGPDNQWGTADDGLRLQLCSAGLNQGDNANLPATDFAGNTRIFNSTVDMGAYELQEVSGAFQTYYQDQDNDTYGNPATAMDACVPIPGYVTNGSDCDDNNPSINVSMNWYLDGDGDGFGDGAPIFDCQAPGPDYVLRNGDCDDANDAIHPNATEVCDGVDNNCNTLTDEGVLLTFYLDADGDGFGESSNSQLACSAPMGFVADNTDCNDDDPLEKPDQVWYKDIDGDNYAETGAATITQCTRPNGYKAGSELSATTGDCNDNDATIHPGTIWYQDTDGDGYSNGATLMQCAQPNGYALAIALTATTGDCDDNDPDINPTTIWYKDTDGDGYSDGQTLVQCAQPVGYERAIYLTTIGGDCDDDNDNVYPGGTEICDNLDNNCDTQIDEGLNCCPATNILYVNDDAVGNNNGTSWTNAFTDLQDALALAGNCNNVTEIWVAEGTYKPTSGTDRNISFSMKNGVAIYGGFPDGGNPGLNDRDWAAYATILSGDIGTLNNNSDNTRRIISNSGLNSSAVLDGFVIQDASNDGGYSPSGIGAGIYNSNSRVTILNCIVQNNSAGKGGVGEVENSATTYKNCLFLNNTALIGGAFFVERSNPVFTNCTVYGNSAELYGGAFGNNLPGGSVLKNCIIWGNTASSFNPIWNNQGASTTATYSIIQGGYSGTGNLNEDPLFLDATNGDLRLQPCSPAIDAGTSSGAPSNDLDGNLRPVNNGIDMGAYEFQDAPTPVVAACQEQTVHLGTDGSVFLHASALDDGSTGCGTLVFTVDNASMLNYNCSNLGPHTVTLTVTDERGQTASCSTTVTVEDNSIPSVSCSPDVTIYTSAGGTGDCFANYEIRYTLSDNCGSSISANEYVVNSDGSVLRDVTLQLAQYNVVSAIGLPVGDNTISITPTDGSSNEGVACSFTVTVVDDEAPMATCQNVMIQLDHTGSGSTTAEAVNSGSYDNCGVASLALSQTAFDCSHLGDNTVTLTVTDINGNPATCQAIVSVLGEVSASTIWYLDADNDGYYTGNGIMQCTSPGPGYRYEGLSGDDDCNDNNDEEFPGQTWYIDADGDTYGGSTMINCERPEYGFLLSELNGTGTDDCEDGDATINPSAIEVCDGIDNDCDGFFDGDDPDYIDNTMPSLTCPANIDLPMDDGLCGAVVTWTAPTAIDNCDANLVPTQSLGLTSGSFFGEGTQTIEYSATDAAGNTGTCSFSVTVQPDAEMPSLTCPANIDLPMDDGLCGAVVSWTNPTVIDNCDVNLVPTQSLGQTSGSFFSEGTQTIEYSATDAAGNTGTCSFSVTVQPDAEMPSLTCPANIDLPMDEGFCGAVVSWINPTATDNCDVNLVPNQSLGQTSGSFFGEGTQTIQYSVSDAAGNATSCSFTITVQPNTIPPSISCPADITVECGEATEPTATGEATASTICGVPTVTWTDDFSAACGNTGVITRTWTATDQDGLMSTCEQVITIVDTQAPSITGPLANGATIDMECNLLDPNWTAFEDITADLLLEDACTAAEDITLAYEEELIEEGICGVSDFLSLWRRSWTATDACGNSSTYTFFVRIIDTQGPAWTYFPTDVEIACTDNVPFQQATAEDGCSTTEVSYEDEIIPGDCAGSYTVRRRWTAADGCGNATINDQLIHVDDHTAPQIRLIDEYVSNYSDGQEVYVDCGQYGKIIELAYAARAVDDCSGEAEVIFTYEDFGLFNCAEFGYIGHLTTTWSSTDDCGNSSTVSLNWYLTDNTAPTFQGVPTDACASTLPPVPTVTAVDDCEFAVVEFYASDPIDCEGGQYVERTWTATDVCGNTTSYTQRITLTSGAEPSITVDYPGLQGLPSGSTAILEADCVEDGEVAVPNLRSYVVVNGGCSAASASTDLILLQEGECATDGFLARYALRISARDICGNIGEYELFIEFVDTTPPSISGPAELTVSCGEDIPTVSAIDGCNRNPSLDFVDSDPIEASCPDSPRSYERHWTATDKCGNTSTFTQLVTVLDDQGPVLYNVPADACNNLILTSPVTAYDECSGTTVPVSMTQTTANVNGCGQVLTRTWSASDACGNVSTATQQVFFIDNQAPRLSFAHPLLVGLEDGDELVLPIRFEFGNPQQPYDFGQNAIAIEDNCAVNLQPTLEIHNLPAEDCAAFGYLGQLILRWSVVDPCGNESSISLTVLYEDTYGPDIFGVPNDLTIYCEDPIPAPAAVWVKDDYDTDVVTVFTEQYVDIEQGLRLVRTWTATDDCGNTTVATQYIDIVDNMLDYTFSNHEWVNCNSSQNRIGIQVEGGTAPYTYSWEMTGGAGFITSDPTRAMVRFSMGYSTQHFTVTVTDVNGCQRVCTTSVSCQSGTNTLSLQGGGGQNLNDFQLYPNPSDDYTILRTAEAAEEIATVTIYSMLGQEVFCQQMTYWPVEGLRLDTSHYPEGTYILRIDLKGQEPITKKVVVQHR; encoded by the coding sequence ATGCAACAACTCAAACTACTTTTACTATTCTTTTTTTATCTGGCTATTAGTAGTCTTCCTTTACAGGCTGCCATCCGGTACGTAAAGCCAGTTGCCGCCGGATTGGCTGACGGCTCTTCCTGGGCCAATGCCGCTGCTGATTTACAGGCCATGATCAACGCTTCGGCTGCCGGCGATGAGGTATGGGCGGCTACCGGTACCTATAAGCCTACCAGTGGCACCGATCGTAACATAAGCTTTGTCATGAAAAACGGCGTAGCTATCTACGGTGGATTCCCCGGCATACCGGGGCAGGAAGGGAATTTCAGCGTGCGCAACTGGCAGGACTTCCCCAGTATTCTTAGTGGTGACCTAAACGGGAACGATGTCATTACCGGCAGTGGCCTGAGTTTGCAGATTATGAATGACAGTGATAACAGCTACCATGTCATTAATAATGCTTTTACAATGGCGGCCCCGCTGACGACTTCTGCCGTACTAGACGGGTTTACCATTACGGGTGGTTCGGCGACCAATTTTACGGCAGGCTACAATGGCGGTGGCATGTACAATATTTATGCTTCACCAACACTGAATAATGTTCGGTTTGAAGGGAATTTTAGCCTGCAAGCAGGAGGCGGAATGTACAACACGCTAGGAGCCTCACCGCATCTTCATAACGTCATATTTGCCCGAAATATAGCGAATGGTGTTAATTCTGGTGGCGGCGGTGGTGGTATATTCAACTGGCCTGGTTCCGCGCCAGTATTGAACAATGTTCATTTTTCCGGCAACCTGTGCTACGGCTCCTTTGGCGGGGGCGGTGTGGGTAACTACCAAACCTCACCTACCTTCAACAACTGTAGTTTTACGGGTAATTATTCCTTTCCCGGTGGAGGGGGAGCGGCAAACGTAGAGTCGAATGCTACGTATAAAAACTGCTTGTTTGCAGCGAATGGCACCAATTTTAATGGCGGCGCCGTTTTCAATCAGTTTACAACTCCTGTTTTTACCAATTGTACGTTCTACGGCAATACCGGTCAGAATACGGGTGGTATGCACAACAATTCCGGTGCTATTCCAGTAATTCGAAATTGTATCATGTGGGGCAATACGGGTAATATTAGCAAGACTTTCGATGGATCTGCTACCGCAACATATTCCATTTTAGAGGGCAACCTCTATCCCGGTACGGGTAACTCGAATACCATGCCCACTTTCGCGAATACCGGTAACCCTATCGGTCCTGATAACCAATGGGGGACGGCCGACGACGGTCTGCGCTTGCAGCTTTGCTCTGCAGGGCTCAACCAGGGGGATAATGCGAATTTGCCCGCGACCGATTTTGCCGGTAACACCCGTATCTTCAATAGCACGGTTGACATGGGGGCTTACGAATTGCAGGAAGTTTCTGGAGCGTTCCAAACCTATTATCAGGACCAGGACAATGATACCTACGGCAACCCTGCTACCGCAATGGATGCCTGTGTGCCGATACCTGGTTATGTGACCAATGGCTCTGATTGTGACGATAACAACCCCAGCATTAATGTTTCCATGAACTGGTACCTCGATGGTGATGGTGACGGCTTTGGGGACGGTGCTCCCATTTTCGACTGCCAGGCTCCGGGGCCTGATTATGTGCTGCGAAATGGCGACTGTGACGATGCCAACGATGCAATCCATCCCAACGCTACTGAGGTTTGTGATGGGGTGGATAACAACTGTAACACCCTTACCGACGAGGGCGTGTTGTTGACTTTCTACCTCGATGCCGACGGCGATGGCTTTGGCGAAAGCAGCAATAGCCAGTTGGCCTGTAGTGCTCCCATGGGCTTCGTGGCCGATAATACGGATTGTAATGATGATGATCCTCTCGAAAAGCCAGACCAGGTCTGGTATAAAGATATCGATGGTGATAACTACGCTGAAACAGGAGCCGCCACAATTACCCAGTGTACGCGCCCTAATGGCTATAAGGCCGGGAGTGAACTGAGTGCCACCACCGGCGATTGCAACGATAATGATGCGACAATCCATCCGGGTACTATCTGGTATCAGGATACTGATGGAGATGGTTATTCCAATGGCGCAACCCTTATGCAATGTGCGCAACCCAACGGCTATGCGCTGGCCATTGCGTTGACAGCCACTACCGGCGATTGTGATGACAATGATCCTGATATTAACCCGACAACCATCTGGTACAAGGATACAGACGGCGATGGATATTCCGATGGGCAAACACTGGTTCAATGCGCCCAACCTGTCGGCTATGAACGGGCCATCTATCTGACGACTATCGGAGGCGACTGTGATGACGATAATGACAACGTCTATCCCGGCGGTACCGAAATTTGTGACAACCTCGATAACAATTGCGACACCCAAATCGACGAAGGCCTCAACTGCTGCCCCGCTACCAACATCCTCTACGTCAACGACGATGCCGTCGGCAACAACAATGGCACCTCCTGGACAAATGCCTTCACCGACCTGCAGGATGCTCTGGCGCTGGCAGGTAACTGCAATAACGTGACGGAGATCTGGGTCGCCGAAGGCACCTACAAGCCTACCAGCGGTACTGATCGCAATATTTCCTTTTCTATGAAGAACGGGGTGGCGATCTACGGAGGCTTTCCAGACGGTGGTAATCCCGGGCTGAATGACCGCGACTGGGCCGCCTACGCAACTATACTGAGTGGCGACATTGGAACATTAAATAACAACAGTGATAATACCCGACGAATAATTTCCAATTCAGGGCTCAACAGCTCCGCAGTTTTGGATGGCTTCGTAATACAGGATGCGAGCAACGATGGAGGCTATTCTCCATCTGGAATAGGAGCAGGTATTTATAATTCAAATTCCAGGGTTACAATTCTGAATTGTATTGTGCAGAACAATTCTGCTGGAAAAGGAGGAGTAGGAGAAGTTGAGAATTCAGCTACAACTTATAAAAATTGTTTGTTCTTAAACAACACTGCGTTAATTGGTGGGGCTTTTTTCGTCGAGAGAAGTAACCCGGTATTTACCAATTGTACCGTATATGGAAATAGTGCAGAGCTCTATGGAGGGGCTTTTGGTAATAATCTACCTGGAGGCTCCGTATTAAAAAATTGCATAATTTGGGGTAATACAGCAAGCTCGTTCAATCCAATCTGGAATAATCAAGGAGCTTCAACTACCGCAACTTACTCTATCATCCAGGGAGGCTATTCCGGCACTGGCAACCTGAACGAAGATCCCCTCTTTCTGGATGCTACCAACGGCGATCTGCGCCTGCAACCTTGCTCTCCGGCCATCGATGCGGGTACGAGTAGCGGTGCTCCCTCCAATGACCTGGACGGCAACCTCCGCCCAGTCAACAACGGCATCGACATGGGTGCCTATGAGTTTCAGGATGCTCCCACACCGGTTGTCGCCGCTTGTCAGGAACAAACCGTCCATCTCGGTACCGATGGCTCCGTTTTTCTCCATGCCTCGGCGCTAGATGATGGCTCCACCGGCTGCGGTACGCTCGTCTTTACCGTGGACAATGCCAGCATGCTGAACTACAACTGTTCGAACCTCGGGCCCCATACCGTTACGTTGACCGTGACCGATGAGCGTGGGCAAACGGCTAGCTGTTCGACCACAGTTACCGTGGAGGATAATAGCATCCCTTCCGTCAGTTGCAGCCCAGACGTTACGATCTACACCTCAGCCGGCGGGACCGGGGATTGTTTCGCGAACTACGAAATTCGATATACCCTGAGTGACAACTGTGGTTCGTCTATTTCAGCGAATGAATACGTCGTGAACTCAGATGGAAGCGTGCTGCGGGATGTTACTTTACAATTGGCTCAATACAACGTTGTGTCGGCCATCGGGCTACCCGTGGGAGACAATACGATCAGCATTACACCAACTGATGGAAGTAGTAATGAAGGCGTAGCCTGTTCTTTCACCGTGACGGTTGTAGACGATGAAGCCCCCATGGCCACTTGCCAGAACGTAATGATTCAGCTGGATCATACCGGCAGTGGTTCCACTACGGCTGAAGCGGTTAACAGCGGCAGCTACGATAACTGCGGTGTCGCTTCCCTGGCACTCAGTCAGACCGCTTTCGACTGTTCGCATCTTGGCGACAACACGGTTACCCTTACCGTGACGGATATTAACGGCAACCCCGCCACCTGCCAGGCGATAGTTTCGGTATTGGGTGAGGTCAGTGCCTCCACCATTTGGTACCTTGATGCTGATAACGACGGCTACTACACCGGCAACGGCATTATGCAATGTACGTCTCCCGGTCCCGGCTATCGGTACGAAGGACTGTCCGGTGACGACGACTGTAATGACAACAATGACGAGGAGTTTCCCGGCCAGACCTGGTACATCGATGCGGACGGCGATACCTATGGCGGCTCCACTATGATCAACTGTGAACGCCCTGAATATGGTTTTCTTTTGAGCGAACTGAACGGCACCGGTACCGATGACTGCGAAGACGGTGACGCTACGATCAACCCCTCCGCCATCGAAGTCTGTGACGGCATCGACAACGATTGCGATGGCTTTTTCGATGGCGATGATCCAGACTATATCGACAATACGATGCCAAGCCTGACTTGCCCGGCCAACATTGACCTGCCGATGGACGACGGTCTCTGTGGCGCAGTCGTCACCTGGACCGCCCCTACGGCTATCGATAACTGCGACGCCAACCTCGTTCCAACCCAAAGCCTGGGACTGACCAGCGGCTCCTTCTTCGGCGAAGGCACCCAAACCATCGAATACAGCGCCACCGATGCTGCCGGGAATACCGGTACCTGCTCTTTCTCGGTGACGGTGCAGCCTGATGCCGAGATGCCAAGCCTGACTTGCCCGGCCAACATTGACCTGCCGATGGACGACGGCCTCTGCGGTGCAGTCGTCAGCTGGACCAACCCTACGGTGATCGACAACTGTGACGTAAATCTTGTTCCTACCCAAAGCCTGGGACAGACCAGCGGCTCCTTCTTCAGCGAAGGAACCCAAACCATCGAATACAGCGCCACCGATGCCGCCGGGAATACCGGTACCTGCTCTTTCTCGGTGACGGTGCAGCCTGATGCCGAGATGCCAAGCCTGACTTGCCCGGCCAACATTGACCTGCCCATGGACGAAGGTTTCTGCGGCGCAGTCGTCAGTTGGATCAACCCTACGGCAACCGATAACTGCGACGTAAATCTCGTCCCAAACCAAAGCCTGGGACAGACCAGCGGCTCCTTCTTCGGCGAAGGAACGCAGACGATCCAATACTCGGTAAGCGATGCGGCAGGTAATGCGACCAGCTGCTCTTTCACCATCACAGTACAGCCTAACACCATACCGCCCAGCATTAGCTGCCCAGCCGATATAACGGTCGAGTGTGGTGAAGCTACTGAACCCACAGCCACCGGTGAAGCTACTGCATCTACCATCTGTGGTGTGCCCACCGTCACCTGGACGGATGACTTCAGTGCTGCTTGTGGTAACACCGGTGTAATCACGCGCACCTGGACGGCTACCGATCAGGATGGCCTGATGAGTACGTGTGAGCAAGTCATCACCATTGTAGATACCCAGGCACCAAGCATCACTGGACCACTGGCCAACGGCGCTACCATAGATATGGAGTGTAACTTGCTCGATCCGAACTGGACCGCCTTTGAGGACATCACAGCTGATCTGTTGCTGGAAGATGCCTGTACCGCGGCTGAGGATATTACACTAGCCTACGAGGAAGAGCTGATTGAAGAAGGCATTTGTGGAGTCTCTGACTTCCTGAGCCTCTGGCGCCGCAGCTGGACGGCTACCGATGCCTGTGGTAACAGCAGTACCTATACCTTCTTCGTGCGGATTATAGATACCCAAGGCCCAGCCTGGACGTACTTCCCCACAGATGTGGAGATTGCTTGCACCGATAATGTGCCTTTCCAGCAAGCTACGGCGGAAGATGGTTGCTCAACTACTGAGGTGTCCTATGAGGATGAAATTATCCCCGGTGATTGTGCGGGCAGCTACACGGTTCGCCGTCGTTGGACTGCCGCTGATGGTTGCGGCAACGCTACGATCAATGACCAGTTGATTCATGTGGATGACCATACCGCACCGCAGATTCGCTTGATCGACGAGTATGTTAGTAATTACAGCGATGGTCAGGAAGTCTACGTGGACTGTGGGCAATACGGTAAGATCATTGAACTGGCCTACGCCGCCCGTGCTGTTGATGACTGTAGCGGTGAAGCTGAAGTCATCTTTACGTACGAAGATTTCGGCCTGTTCAACTGTGCTGAGTTTGGCTACATCGGCCACCTGACCACAACCTGGAGCAGCACCGATGATTGTGGTAACAGCAGTACAGTGTCGCTAAACTGGTACCTGACGGACAATACCGCCCCTACTTTCCAGGGTGTACCAACGGATGCCTGTGCCAGCACTCTGCCTCCTGTACCAACGGTAACGGCAGTGGACGACTGTGAGTTTGCCGTAGTAGAATTCTACGCATCTGACCCCATCGACTGTGAGGGTGGCCAGTACGTAGAACGCACCTGGACCGCTACGGATGTTTGTGGCAATACCACCAGCTATACCCAACGCATTACACTAACGAGTGGCGCAGAGCCAAGTATTACAGTAGACTATCCAGGGCTGCAAGGACTGCCGAGTGGTAGCACAGCTATCCTGGAGGCCGACTGTGTTGAAGACGGTGAAGTAGCTGTACCCAACTTGCGTAGCTACGTGGTCGTGAACGGTGGTTGTAGTGCCGCCTCTGCCAGCACTGATCTCATCCTTTTGCAGGAAGGCGAATGCGCCACCGATGGTTTTCTGGCCCGCTATGCCTTGCGTATTAGCGCCCGTGATATTTGTGGTAATATTGGTGAATACGAACTCTTTATTGAATTTGTTGACACTACACCACCCTCGATCAGCGGCCCCGCAGAACTGACGGTATCCTGTGGGGAGGACATTCCAACGGTAAGCGCTATTGACGGTTGCAACAGAAACCCCAGCCTTGATTTTGTGGATAGCGACCCCATCGAAGCCAGTTGCCCCGATAGCCCACGCAGCTACGAACGGCACTGGACCGCTACGGACAAGTGTGGCAACACCAGCACGTTTACGCAGCTTGTCACCGTACTGGATGACCAGGGGCCGGTACTGTACAACGTACCCGCTGATGCCTGTAATAATTTGATCTTGACTAGCCCAGTAACGGCCTACGATGAATGCTCCGGTACTACCGTACCCGTAAGCATGACCCAGACTACGGCCAATGTGAACGGCTGTGGTCAGGTACTGACCCGCACCTGGAGCGCCAGCGATGCCTGTGGCAATGTAAGTACGGCCACCCAACAGGTCTTCTTTATCGACAATCAGGCACCGCGTCTGAGCTTTGCCCATCCGCTACTGGTAGGACTGGAAGATGGCGATGAACTCGTACTCCCCATCAGATTTGAGTTTGGCAATCCGCAGCAACCTTATGACTTTGGTCAAAACGCCATTGCGATTGAGGATAACTGTGCCGTCAACCTCCAACCAACTCTTGAAATCCACAATTTGCCAGCCGAAGATTGTGCTGCCTTTGGGTATCTGGGGCAACTGATCCTGCGTTGGAGCGTCGTCGATCCCTGTGGCAACGAAAGCAGTATTTCTCTGACCGTACTTTACGAAGACACCTACGGACCAGATATCTTTGGAGTACCAAACGACCTGACGATCTACTGTGAAGATCCCATCCCGGCTCCGGCAGCAGTTTGGGTAAAAGACGATTACGACACCGATGTTGTCACCGTCTTTACAGAGCAGTACGTGGATATTGAGCAAGGCCTACGCCTGGTGCGCACCTGGACGGCTACCGATGATTGCGGTAATACGACGGTAGCTACCCAGTATATTGACATCGTCGACAACATGCTGGATTATACCTTTTCTAATCACGAATGGGTAAACTGCAACAGTAGCCAAAACCGCATCGGCATTCAGGTAGAAGGGGGTACAGCACCGTACACCTACAGTTGGGAAATGACTGGAGGTGCAGGTTTCATCACCTCCGACCCCACCCGAGCTATGGTGCGCTTTTCGATGGGCTACAGCACGCAGCACTTCACGGTGACCGTTACGGATGTAAACGGCTGCCAGCGAGTCTGTACGACCAGTGTAAGCTGTCAAAGCGGAACGAATACGTTGTCCCTACAAGGCGGCGGTGGCCAAAATCTGAATGACTTCCAGCTGTACCCAAACCCGTCGGATGATTACACCATCCTACGGACCGCAGAAGCAGCGGAGGAAATTGCGACGGTAACTATCTACAGCATGCTGGGGCAGGAGGTATTTTGCCAGCAGATGACCTACTGGCCAGTCGAAGGATTAAGGTTGGATACGAGCCACTACCCCGAGGGTACCTACATCCTTCGCATCGATCTCAAGGGTCAGGAACCCATCACAAAAAAGGTAGTAGTGCAACACCGCTAG